AGCAGGATGCCGACCGTGAAGCCGGGCATCAGCCGGGCCTCGCCGTTGGACGGCTGCTCCAGCCCCGCCATCATCTTGAGCAGCGTCGACTTGCCCGTGCCGTTCGGGCCCAGGACGCCGATCTTGGCCCCCGGCAGGAACGACAGCGTGACGTCGTCGAGGACCACCTTGTCACCGTGCGCCTTGCGCACGCGCTGCAACGTGTAGATGTACTCCGGCATACCGTCAAGCCTAGGGGATAGCACCGGCAGCGCCGTCCGCGCTGCGGGGAGGCGGGGCCACGGGGGCGGCGGGGAGGCAGACCCTGTCCCTGCCGAGCTCCTTGGCGCGGTAGAGGGCGAGGTCGGCGGCGGCCAGCAACTCGATGAGATCCTCACCGTGCACGTTCATGATGGCCACCCCGGCGGAGACCGTGACCGTGACCGTCGCCTGCTCGGCGGGGACCACCATCCGGCCCACCCGGGCGCGCAGCCGCTCGGCCACCCTCCGCGCCTCGTGCACGTCGGCGCCCGGCAGCAGCACGACGAACTCCTCGCCGCCGAACCGCCCGACCACGTCGTACTCGCGCAGCTGGGTGCGGAGGGTGGCCGCCACCTGGGCGAGGACCTGGTCGCCGACCAGGTGGCCATAGGTGTCGTTGACCTTCTTGAAGTGGTCGATGTCCACCAGGACCAGCGCGAGGGTGTCCCCGGTCCGCTGGGCCCTGACGATCTCCGTGTCCGCCTCCCGCTGCCAGGCGGCCGCGTTCAGCAGGCCCGTCTTCGGGTCCGTACGGGCCGCGGCCTGCAACTGCGCGTGCAGCAGGCTCCGCTGGAGCAGCACGACGGGCGGCAGCACGAGCAGCAGCAGTGCCAGGTTGAGCCCGCAGACGGCCGCGACGAGCACGCCGAGGCAGAGCTCGACCGCGTCGAGGAGGACGCGTTCGCGGTCCCACAGGACCTCGCCCCAGCGGCCTTCGGGGTCCGACGCGTGCGCCGCGACCGCGATCAGCGCGGTGTTGAGCACCGTGAACAGCACCGCGCAGGCCGCCGCGACCGCGATCGGCCCGCCCTCCCCCGACGACAGGTGCGAGGGAACCGGGATCGAGCGATGGAAGACCGCCGAGGCGGAGGCCGCCGCGAGCCCGATCGCCGCGGCGCTGAACACGCGGCGGTACAGCACCGTCGCCCGGACCCTGAGCTGCAGCAGGATCTGCATCGGTATGGGCGCGAGCAGGGCGTAGACCGGCGGAAGCAGGAACGCCACCGGCAACCACCAGGCGGACAGCAGGTCGCGGGACACACCGGCCGGCATGCCGAGACGGCGGGTCGCCTCGATGCACACCGCACCGCACGCGGTGAGCGCCGCGAACATCACCAGGTGAGGGGCGTGGAACGCGGTGGACCTCGCCAGCACGGCGATCAGGACCGCGTCGAACGCCACGATCGCGCACACGTAGGACACGAGTGCGGGCGGCTGGGCCAGCAGCGGCCAGCGACTTCGCGAGCAGATCGCGCTTCGCGGCCTGGCCGAGGTCTGACCGGTCACCGTCATCCCGCCCCCCAGTAGCCGAACCCGTAGCCGAAGCTCCATCTCACGATGAGTAACACAATAATTGCGGAGTGTGCGAAGCGCGACGGGAACCGCTACCTTGGCACGGTGGCCATCTGCTTCTGATGGGCTAAGGGAGCATCTGCGGCGGTTTG
Above is a window of Microbispora sp. ZYX-F-249 DNA encoding:
- a CDS encoding GGDEF domain-containing protein; amino-acid sequence: MTVTGQTSARPRSAICSRSRWPLLAQPPALVSYVCAIVAFDAVLIAVLARSTAFHAPHLVMFAALTACGAVCIEATRRLGMPAGVSRDLLSAWWLPVAFLLPPVYALLAPIPMQILLQLRVRATVLYRRVFSAAAIGLAAASASAVFHRSIPVPSHLSSGEGGPIAVAAACAVLFTVLNTALIAVAAHASDPEGRWGEVLWDRERVLLDAVELCLGVLVAAVCGLNLALLLLVLPPVVLLQRSLLHAQLQAAARTDPKTGLLNAAAWQREADTEIVRAQRTGDTLALVLVDIDHFKKVNDTYGHLVGDQVLAQVAATLRTQLREYDVVGRFGGEEFVVLLPGADVHEARRVAERLRARVGRMVVPAEQATVTVTVSAGVAIMNVHGEDLIELLAAADLALYRAKELGRDRVCLPAAPVAPPPRSADGAAGAIP